From the Streptomyces sp. Tu 2975 genome, one window contains:
- a CDS encoding cytochrome b/b6 domain-containing protein has protein sequence MTSTPGSAGPTAAPTPPPSEPSAPGEPTERTARRRRFTRAERLLHRTTAALMLLCVVTAAVLYVPQLAELVGRRYLVVTVHQWAGVLLPVPFVLALVSRAFRADLRRLNRFAPYDRAWLRAVRRREHGPSARPAGKFNAGQKIYAAWTAGAVLVMLGTGLLMWFTGLAPLVWRTSATFVHDWLSLAVGIAVAGHIAMALADPEARRGMRTGSVERRWAREHHPRWLEDE, from the coding sequence GGCCGCACCGACACCCCCACCGTCTGAGCCCTCCGCACCGGGTGAGCCGACGGAACGCACCGCCCGCAGACGGCGCTTCACCCGTGCGGAACGTCTGCTGCACCGCACGACCGCCGCGCTGATGCTGCTGTGCGTCGTGACCGCGGCCGTGCTGTACGTGCCGCAGCTGGCCGAACTCGTCGGCCGCCGGTACCTCGTGGTGACGGTCCACCAGTGGGCCGGGGTGCTGCTGCCCGTGCCGTTCGTCCTGGCGCTGGTCTCCCGCGCGTTCCGCGCGGACCTGCGCCGGCTGAACCGCTTCGCGCCGTACGACCGGGCGTGGCTGCGTGCCGTGCGCCGGCGCGAGCACGGCCCGTCGGCGCGCCCGGCGGGCAAGTTCAACGCCGGGCAGAAGATCTACGCGGCCTGGACGGCCGGAGCCGTGCTGGTCATGCTCGGCACCGGGCTGCTGATGTGGTTCACCGGCCTCGCCCCGCTGGTGTGGCGGACGAGTGCCACCTTCGTGCACGACTGGCTCTCCCTCGCCGTGGGGATCGCGGTCGCCGGGCACATCGCGATGGCGCTCGCCGACCCGGAGGCACGCCGTGGCATGCGTACCGGGTCGGTCGAGCGCCGGTGGGCCCGCGAGCACCACCCGAGGTGGCTAGAGGACGAGTGA
- a CDS encoding gluconate:H+ symporter — translation MTSLSVEMLAADAVEPITSAGNAQLGIAVLAGIAVIVLLITKFKLHAFLALTIGSLALGAFAGAPLDKAITSFTAGLGATVAGVGVLIALGAILGKLLADSGGADQIVDTILAKASGRAMPWAMVLIASIIGLPLFFEVGIVLLIPVVLMVAKRGNYSLMRIGIPALAGLSVMHGLIPPHPGPLVAIDAIGANLGVTLALGLVVAIPTVIIAGPVFSKYAARWVDIPAPEKMIPQRASDDLEKRPSFGATVATVLLPVVLMMAKALVDIVVDNPENGVQRVTDVIGSPLIALLAAVIVGLFTLGRAAGFTKDRLSSTVEKSLAPIAGVLLIVGAGGGFKQTLIDIGVGQMILDFSENWAIPTLLLAWLIAVAIRLATGSATVATISAAGLVAPLAADMSTSHAALLVLAIGAGSLFFSHVNDAGFWLVKEYFGMSVGQTIKTWSVMETIISVVGIVFVLLLSLVL, via the coding sequence GTGACCAGTCTCAGCGTCGAGATGCTGGCAGCGGACGCCGTCGAGCCGATCACCTCGGCGGGCAACGCACAGCTGGGCATCGCCGTCCTCGCGGGCATCGCTGTCATCGTTCTGCTCATCACCAAGTTCAAGCTGCACGCCTTCCTGGCGCTGACCATCGGGTCGCTCGCGCTGGGCGCGTTCGCCGGGGCGCCGCTCGACAAGGCGATCACGTCGTTCACCGCGGGCCTGGGCGCGACCGTCGCGGGCGTCGGTGTGCTGATCGCCCTCGGGGCGATCCTGGGCAAGCTGCTCGCCGACTCCGGCGGCGCGGACCAGATCGTCGACACGATCCTCGCCAAGGCGAGCGGCCGGGCCATGCCCTGGGCGATGGTGCTGATCGCCTCGATCATCGGACTTCCGCTGTTCTTCGAGGTCGGCATCGTCCTGCTGATCCCGGTCGTGCTCATGGTCGCCAAGCGCGGCAACTACTCGCTGATGCGGATCGGTATCCCGGCGCTCGCCGGTCTGTCCGTGATGCACGGACTCATCCCGCCGCACCCCGGCCCGCTGGTCGCGATCGACGCCATCGGCGCCAATCTCGGCGTCACGCTGGCCCTCGGTCTGGTCGTCGCGATACCGACCGTCATCATCGCCGGTCCGGTGTTCTCCAAGTACGCCGCCCGCTGGGTGGACATCCCCGCGCCGGAGAAGATGATCCCGCAGCGCGCCTCCGACGATCTGGAGAAGCGTCCGAGCTTCGGCGCCACCGTCGCCACGGTGCTGCTCCCCGTGGTCCTGATGATGGCCAAGGCCCTCGTCGACATCGTGGTGGACAACCCCGAGAACGGCGTCCAGCGCGTCACCGACGTCATCGGATCGCCCCTGATCGCCCTGCTCGCCGCCGTGATCGTCGGTCTGTTCACGCTGGGACGGGCGGCCGGGTTCACCAAGGACCGCCTCTCCTCGACCGTCGAGAAGTCGCTCGCCCCCATCGCCGGTGTGCTGCTCATCGTCGGCGCCGGCGGCGGCTTCAAGCAGACGCTGATCGACATCGGTGTCGGACAGATGATCCTGGACTTCTCCGAGAACTGGGCCATCCCGACCCTGCTGCTCGCCTGGCTGATCGCCGTCGCGATCCGGCTCGCGACCGGCTCCGCGACCGTGGCCACGATCTCCGCGGCCGGCCTGGTGGCGCCTCTTGCGGCCGACATGTCGACCTCGCACGCGGCACTGCTCGTCCTCGCGATCGGCGCGGGCTCGCTGTTCTTCAGCCACGTCAACGACGCCGGCTTCTGGCTGGTGAAGGAGTACTTCGGCATGAGCGTCGGCCAGACGATCAAGACCTGGTCGGTGATGGAGACGATCATCTCGGTCGTCGGCATCGTGTTCGTGCTGCTGCTGTCACTCGTCCTCTAG